The following are from one region of the Anguilla rostrata isolate EN2019 chromosome 7, ASM1855537v3, whole genome shotgun sequence genome:
- the zc3hc1 gene encoding nuclear-interacting partner of ALK isoform X2 → MAVHSNESENVEQEAEPVNPNGLGAVPCEAVSKEAFFSRVESYSCLKWAGKPAVLSPLRCARYGWINIDCDMLKCSSCQAFLCASLQASQDIEKYEGRILELTKLLQTQHEKFCFWPDFPCPDRFWMVPVNEPGVLLAAFLERFKSSCLLELQLPAMKPEHLKSMSLTEEVMGILLQLIEEELRKEGRSPAKLLTEPLSIQVAACIVALCGWAASPTLNSLHLPVLTCSYCQRKVGLWSFHQIEGMVGDGDESFSTPSTPGPGPEGRADRITPSSPTPCRMKLRSQDSGRPEQPETCPSPVARTRSRDSPSPSEEPPSPLLRGKRPMTRSRGQGEAPGGEVPSSPQRKAKRPRLSSTGSPEGPMHRNVFDPVAQHRDWCPWVSTGRGDMHREAPPTDPQAPPPDTDDPQPGWKASLSLFLSTKKCLSPTGSSPSQGLHDKSKRVFKIFRQWQVSSSQ, encoded by the exons ATGGCAGTACACAGCAATGAAAgcgaaaa tgtggaGCAGGAAGCAGAACCAGTGAATCCCAATGGCCTTGGAGCGGTCCCCTGCGAAGCCGTCAGCAAAGAGGCCTTCTTCTCACGAGTGGAGTCGTATTCC TGTCTGAAATGGGCTGGGAAGCCCGCTGTCCTCTCCCCCCTGAGGTGTGCGAGGTACGGCTGGATCAACATCGACTGCGACATGCTCAAGTGCTCCAGCTGCCAGGCCTTCCTCTGCGCCTCCCTGCAGGCCTCCCAGGACATAGAGAAGT ATGAAGGACGGATACTAGAGTTGACGAAACTACTGCAGACGCAGCACGAGAAGTTCTGCTTCTGGCCTGATTTTCCCTGTCCAG ACCGTTTCTGGATGGTTCCGGTGAACGAGCCGGGCGTCCTCCTCGCCGCCTTCCTGGAGCGCTTCAAGAGCTCCTgcctgctggagctgcagctgccGGCCATGAAGCCCGAGCACCTGAAGAGCATG TCTCTGACGGAGGAGGTGATGGGGATCCTGCTGCAGCTGATCGAGGAGGAGCTGAGGAAGGAGGGCCGGTCACCCGCCAAGCTGCTGACTGAGCCACTTTCCATACAGGTGGCCGCCTGCATCGTGGCTCTGTGCGGATGGGCTGCCAG CCCCACCCTGAACTCCCTGCACCTGCCTGTCCTCACCTGCTCCTACTGCCAGCGCAAGGTGGGGCTGTGGAGCTTCCACCAGATCGAGGGGATGGTGGGCGACGGGGACGAGTCCTTcagcaccccctccaccccaggcCCCGGACCAGAGGGGCGGGCGGACCGGATcacgccctcctcccccacgcCCTGCCGCATGAAGCTGCGCAGCCAGGACTCCGGCCGCCCTGAGCAG CCGGAGACCTGCCCGTCCCCAGTGGCTCGAACCCGGAGCAGAGACTCCCCCAGCCCCAGCGAGGAGCCGCCCAGCCCCCTGCTCCGGGGCAAGAGGCCGATGACGCGCAGCCGCGGGCAGGGGGAGGCGCCCGGGGGGGAGgtcccctccagcccccagcGAAAGGCCAAGCGGCCCCGCCTCTCCTCCACCGGCAGCCCG GAAGGCCCCATGCACAGGAACGTATTTGACCCGGTGGCTCAGCACAGAGACTGGTGCCCCTGGGTGAGCACTGGGAGAGGTGACATGCACcgggaggctccgcccacagacCCCCAGGCTCCACCCCCGGATACGGACGACCCCCAGCCGGGCTGGAAggcctcgctctccctcttcctgtccACGAAGAAGTGTCTGAGCCCCACAGGAAGCAGCCCGTCTCAG GGTCTTCATGACAAGTCGAAGAGGGTGTTTAAGATATTCCGCCAGTGGCAGGTGTCTTCCTCCCagtag
- the zc3hc1 gene encoding nuclear-interacting partner of ALK isoform X1, producing MATFGGCGNNRVDNFDGKNKSPLVTPQKVRELLNEGVVSEERRRHCVEQEAEPVNPNGLGAVPCEAVSKEAFFSRVESYSCLKWAGKPAVLSPLRCARYGWINIDCDMLKCSSCQAFLCASLQASQDIEKYEGRILELTKLLQTQHEKFCFWPDFPCPDRFWMVPVNEPGVLLAAFLERFKSSCLLELQLPAMKPEHLKSMSLTEEVMGILLQLIEEELRKEGRSPAKLLTEPLSIQVAACIVALCGWAASPTLNSLHLPVLTCSYCQRKVGLWSFHQIEGMVGDGDESFSTPSTPGPGPEGRADRITPSSPTPCRMKLRSQDSGRPEQPETCPSPVARTRSRDSPSPSEEPPSPLLRGKRPMTRSRGQGEAPGGEVPSSPQRKAKRPRLSSTGSPEGPMHRNVFDPVAQHRDWCPWVSTGRGDMHREAPPTDPQAPPPDTDDPQPGWKASLSLFLSTKKCLSPTGSSPSQGLHDKSKRVFKIFRQWQVSSSQ from the exons ATGGCGACGTTTGGCGGTTGTGGGAATAATCGTGTTGATAACTTTGATGGCAAAAATAAGTCTCCGTTAGTTACACCGCAAAAAGTTCGTGAACTTCTCAATGAAGGCGTTGTTTCTGAGGAAAGAAGACGGCATTG tgtggaGCAGGAAGCAGAACCAGTGAATCCCAATGGCCTTGGAGCGGTCCCCTGCGAAGCCGTCAGCAAAGAGGCCTTCTTCTCACGAGTGGAGTCGTATTCC TGTCTGAAATGGGCTGGGAAGCCCGCTGTCCTCTCCCCCCTGAGGTGTGCGAGGTACGGCTGGATCAACATCGACTGCGACATGCTCAAGTGCTCCAGCTGCCAGGCCTTCCTCTGCGCCTCCCTGCAGGCCTCCCAGGACATAGAGAAGT ATGAAGGACGGATACTAGAGTTGACGAAACTACTGCAGACGCAGCACGAGAAGTTCTGCTTCTGGCCTGATTTTCCCTGTCCAG ACCGTTTCTGGATGGTTCCGGTGAACGAGCCGGGCGTCCTCCTCGCCGCCTTCCTGGAGCGCTTCAAGAGCTCCTgcctgctggagctgcagctgccGGCCATGAAGCCCGAGCACCTGAAGAGCATG TCTCTGACGGAGGAGGTGATGGGGATCCTGCTGCAGCTGATCGAGGAGGAGCTGAGGAAGGAGGGCCGGTCACCCGCCAAGCTGCTGACTGAGCCACTTTCCATACAGGTGGCCGCCTGCATCGTGGCTCTGTGCGGATGGGCTGCCAG CCCCACCCTGAACTCCCTGCACCTGCCTGTCCTCACCTGCTCCTACTGCCAGCGCAAGGTGGGGCTGTGGAGCTTCCACCAGATCGAGGGGATGGTGGGCGACGGGGACGAGTCCTTcagcaccccctccaccccaggcCCCGGACCAGAGGGGCGGGCGGACCGGATcacgccctcctcccccacgcCCTGCCGCATGAAGCTGCGCAGCCAGGACTCCGGCCGCCCTGAGCAG CCGGAGACCTGCCCGTCCCCAGTGGCTCGAACCCGGAGCAGAGACTCCCCCAGCCCCAGCGAGGAGCCGCCCAGCCCCCTGCTCCGGGGCAAGAGGCCGATGACGCGCAGCCGCGGGCAGGGGGAGGCGCCCGGGGGGGAGgtcccctccagcccccagcGAAAGGCCAAGCGGCCCCGCCTCTCCTCCACCGGCAGCCCG GAAGGCCCCATGCACAGGAACGTATTTGACCCGGTGGCTCAGCACAGAGACTGGTGCCCCTGGGTGAGCACTGGGAGAGGTGACATGCACcgggaggctccgcccacagacCCCCAGGCTCCACCCCCGGATACGGACGACCCCCAGCCGGGCTGGAAggcctcgctctccctcttcctgtccACGAAGAAGTGTCTGAGCCCCACAGGAAGCAGCCCGTCTCAG GGTCTTCATGACAAGTCGAAGAGGGTGTTTAAGATATTCCGCCAGTGGCAGGTGTCTTCCTCCCagtag